The genomic window GGCGAGCACAACGCGACCGAATATCCATCAACATGGCATTGCTTTCACAGCTCCGTTTCAGCACCGGCGCGGCTCTCCCTGCTCCCTGTCTGTCTGTAACAAGAATACTACCGCAGCAATGTCGGTCGCGCGCGCAAGGAGCCGGTGGAACGAGTGTGGGGCGAAGAAAATCGAAGCGAAGCCACGGGCACGCACAAGTCACACAAGTCGTAACAGGAGAGGGGCGGGCCCGGAAAAATGGCCACAAATCGATCGAGCAGGAGGGCGGGCATCGACAGCCATTCGTGGGGCGTGCTATCCGAAATCTGATCCCTCCCCGAATCCCGACCTCACGATCTCCGTTGGCGGCCCCGCGCACCACAAACGCGCGCGCCCCCCAATCCGCCAACTCATTCGTATATACGCGCCCGCTTGTTGGCTAGCATCGTCATCTTGTCTTGATCCTCTCTGCCCTCTGGTCCGTGGCCATGGCGTCGTCGTCCATGCTCTCCGCCACCACCGTGCCACTCCAGGTATGCATGCCCTCTCCCGCCATGCGACGTACGTAGGATCGTTTGCTTGCACTCTAGCTAGCTCCACCGGATAAGCGAAGCGAGTGATGGTTTTGTTATGTGTCCAGCAGGGGGCCGCCGGCCTGTCCGAGTTCTCCGGGCTCAGGAGCTCCGCGTCGCTGCCGATGCGCCGGAATGCCACCTCCGACGACTTCATGTCCGCCGTCTCCTTCAGGACCCACGCGGTAAGTGCCTTGCCTGCCCCGCCCGATCGATCCGTACGCAGTCGTGCTGCATGCAACCTAGGAATGTGTTAGTAGTAGTTTTGTCGTAGCACGACACGGCTTGGGGATTCCGATCGATTCACATGTCTGCGCTGCTGCTGGCCTGCTTGCTTGTGCATCATCACATCACATCAACCAGGTCGGCACGAGCGGCGGCGGGCCGAGGCGGGCGCCGACGGAGGCGAAGCTGAAGGTGGCGATCAACGGGTTCGGCCGGATCGGGCGCAACTTCCTGCGGTGCTGGCACGGCCGGGGCGACGCGTCGCCACTCGAAGTCATCGCCATCAACGACACCGGAGGCGTCAAGCAGGCGTCGCACCTGCTCAAGTACGACTCCACGCTCGGCATCTTCGACGCCGACGTCAAGCCCGTCGGCGACAACGCCATCTCCGTCGACGGCAAGGTCATCAAGGTCGTGTCGAACCGCAACCCCAGCAACCTGCCGTGGGGGGAGCTCGGGGTCGACCTCGTCATCGAGGGCACGGGCGTCTTCGTCGACCGCGAGGGGGCCGGGAAGCACATCCAGGCGGGGGCCAAGAAGGTGCTCATCACGGCGCCCGGGAAGGGAGACATCCCCACCTACGTCGTCGGCGTCAATGCCGACCAGTACAACCCCGACGAGCCCATCATTAGCAACGCCTCCTGCACCACCAACTGCCTCGCGCCATTCGTCAAGGTGCTTGACCAAAAGTTCGGTGCGTATATATCTCTTCTTCATTCAGTAGTCAAACTTGATGCTCCTTCTTAGTATTGCAAATCGAAGCAAACTAGCTATAACGGCGCATGCACGCATGCCCGAATAACAGgcatcatcaaaggcaccatgacCACCACCCACTCCTACACCGGCGACCAGAGGCTGCTGGACGCGAGCCACCGCGACctgcgccgcgcccgcgccgccgcgctcAACATC from Miscanthus floridulus cultivar M001 chromosome 11, ASM1932011v1, whole genome shotgun sequence includes these protein-coding regions:
- the LOC136490706 gene encoding glyceraldehyde-3-phosphate dehydrogenase A, chloroplastic-like isoform X2 — its product is MASSSMLSATTVPLQGAAGLSEFSGLRSSASLPMRRNATSDDFMSAVSFRTHAVGTSGGGPRRAPTEAKLKVAINGFGRIGRNFLRCWHGRGDASPLEVIAINDTGGVKQASHLLKYDSTLGIFDADVKPVGDNAISVDGKVIKVVSNRNPSNLPWGELGVDLVIEGTGVFVDREGAGKHIQAGAKKVLITAPGKGDIPTYVVGVNADQYNPDEPIISNASCTTNCLAPFVKVLDQKFGIIKGTMTTTHSYTGDQRLLDASHRDLRRARAAALNIVPTSTGAAKAVSLVLPNLKGKLNGIALRVPTPNVSVVDLVVQVSKKTLAEEVNQAFRDAAANELIGILEVCDVPLVSVDFRCSDVSSTIDASLTMVMGDDMVKVISWYDNEWGYSQRVVDLADICAIKWK
- the LOC136490706 gene encoding glyceraldehyde-3-phosphate dehydrogenase A, chloroplastic-like isoform X1, giving the protein MASSSMLSATTVPLQQGAAGLSEFSGLRSSASLPMRRNATSDDFMSAVSFRTHAVGTSGGGPRRAPTEAKLKVAINGFGRIGRNFLRCWHGRGDASPLEVIAINDTGGVKQASHLLKYDSTLGIFDADVKPVGDNAISVDGKVIKVVSNRNPSNLPWGELGVDLVIEGTGVFVDREGAGKHIQAGAKKVLITAPGKGDIPTYVVGVNADQYNPDEPIISNASCTTNCLAPFVKVLDQKFGIIKGTMTTTHSYTGDQRLLDASHRDLRRARAAALNIVPTSTGAAKAVSLVLPNLKGKLNGIALRVPTPNVSVVDLVVQVSKKTLAEEVNQAFRDAAANELIGILEVCDVPLVSVDFRCSDVSSTIDASLTMVMGDDMVKVISWYDNEWGYSQRVVDLADICAIKWK